The genomic window TTAAGAAAAAAAGTGGGAATGGTTTTCCAAAAACCAAATCCTTTCCCAAAAAGTATATATGACAATATTACTTTTGCCCCTATTTTACATGGAGAAAAAGATAAAAATAAATTAGATGAAATTGTAGAAAGTTCTTTAAAAGCTGTGGCTCTGTGGGATGAAGTTAAAGATAAACTACATGAATCTGCTTTAAAATTATCTGGTGGACAACAACAAAGACTTTGTATTGCAAGAGCAATTTCTATAAAACCAGAAATACTTTTAATGGACGAGCCAACTTCTGCTCTTGACCCTATCTCTACATCAAAAATAGAAGAACTTATAAGACAGTTGGAAAAAGATTATAGTATAGTTATCGTTACTCACAATATGCAACAAGCTGCTAGAATTTCTGAATATACTGGATTTTTCTATCAGGGAGTTTTAGAAGAATTTGATAAGACAGAAATTATTTTTACTGCTCCAAATAATAAAAAAACAGAAGATTATATTACAGGAAAATTTGGATAAAAAGAATTTTTATTAATTATATTTTTTAGGAGGAAAAAAATGAGAAATTTACAAGAAAGTTTAAAAGGGTTAAATGAGCATTATTTAGAAATGTTAAAACATTTAAATAGAATGTTAGAAATAAATTTAGAAGCTATACATGATGGAAAAGTATCTTCTAAATTATATGGAGAATGCTTTATAGTAGAAGATGTTATAAATGCTTTTGAAGTTAAAGTAAAAGAAGATTGTATAAATACTATTGCTAGATTTCAACCAGCTGCTAAAAATCTTAGAGAGCTTATAATGCTTATAGATGGAGTAAGATTAATTGAAAGAATGGCTGATATATTAAAAGCAAATTTTAGAG from Fusobacterium sp. FSA-380-WT-3A includes these protein-coding regions:
- the pstB gene encoding phosphate ABC transporter ATP-binding protein PstB translates to MENNRIEVKNFNFYYGDFKALKNINMQIQKNKVTALIGPSGCGKSTFLRSLNRMNDLINGTKYEGEVLLDGKNILDESFDVTELRKKVGMVFQKPNPFPKSIYDNITFAPILHGEKDKNKLDEIVESSLKAVALWDEVKDKLHESALKLSGGQQQRLCIARAISIKPEILLMDEPTSALDPISTSKIEELIRQLEKDYSIVIVTHNMQQAARISEYTGFFYQGVLEEFDKTEIIFTAPNNKKTEDYITGKFG